From a region of the Nonlabens dokdonensis DSW-6 genome:
- a CDS encoding AraC family transcriptional regulator has product MENIAKGAAEITIIEDGFHVIRLKNDSAEKAVFEHHVDSNFLQFHYCLKGNVQLAFNQGSYKLDLKEQNSYLLYNPSRDLPMDLSISPQTWFVSVLISIKKFHSLFSPDAEHVSFLSPENKDKKYYVDGKISPSMAVALHQLMNYNLNDTIKQLYFKGKSYELLSLYFNREEDANLEACPFLADEENMRKIKRAKEIVIERMIDLPSLPDLALEIGLSLKKLKEGFKEVYGDTVYGFALDHKMDYARQLLDTGQYNVNEVGLKVGYSTGSHFISAFKKKYGTTPKKYLSGS; this is encoded by the coding sequence ATGGAAAACATCGCTAAAGGTGCTGCCGAAATTACCATTATAGAAGATGGATTTCACGTGATAAGATTGAAAAATGATAGTGCTGAAAAAGCTGTTTTTGAGCATCATGTAGATAGTAATTTTTTACAATTTCATTATTGTCTGAAAGGAAACGTGCAACTCGCTTTTAATCAAGGGAGTTATAAGCTTGATCTCAAAGAGCAAAACTCTTATTTATTGTATAATCCATCTAGAGATTTACCGATGGATTTAAGTATTTCTCCTCAAACATGGTTTGTATCGGTATTGATTTCTATAAAGAAATTTCACTCGCTTTTCTCTCCAGATGCAGAACATGTGAGTTTTTTAAGTCCAGAAAATAAGGACAAAAAATACTACGTAGACGGTAAGATATCACCATCAATGGCGGTGGCATTACACCAGTTGATGAATTACAATTTAAATGATACTATTAAACAGTTGTACTTTAAAGGTAAATCTTATGAGTTGTTATCACTTTATTTCAATAGAGAAGAAGATGCCAATCTAGAAGCATGCCCTTTTCTGGCCGATGAAGAAAATATGCGTAAAATAAAACGAGCCAAAGAAATAGTTATTGAGCGCATGATCGACTTACCGTCATTACCAGATCTTGCTTTAGAAATAGGTCTGTCTCTTAAAAAATTAAAAGAAGGATTCAAAGAAGTTTATGGCGATACCGTTTACGGCTTTGCACTAGATCACAAGATGGATTATGCAAGACAATTGTTAGATACCGGGCAGTATAATGTAAATGAAGTAGGCTTAAAAGTAGGTTACAGCACTGGAAGTCATTTTATAAGTGCTTTTAAAAAGAAATACGGTACAACTCCTAAAAAATACTTATCGGGCAGTTAA
- the hemA gene encoding glutamyl-tRNA reductase: MAAAAARHHTFYAIGISYRKADAETRGAFSLSADAIENVLTQAKAEGIPSLAVISTCNRTELYGFAQHPFQLIKLLCEHSHGTVEEFEKIAYVHKNEKANDHLFSVGTGLDSQILGDFEIIGQLKLAFKRSKEHQLINPYMERLINAVIQASKRIKTETDLSSGATSVSFASVQYILENFSKDSSQNITLFGTGKIGRNTCENLIKHTQNKEITLINRTKDKAERIAGKFDLIVRDYAQLEEQIAQSDILIVATGAQNPTVSKDLIFTNKPLLILDLSIPKNVNENVKELDHVTLVHLDELSQVTNRTIENRGHFIPQAQEIINNIHAEFKQWQESRRFAPTMNALKTKLSALKDSEIKGNRTKITDFNQEQADLIADKIIQKIAGHFANHLRDEEESTEEAIDLLNKVFKLEQLSS; encoded by the coding sequence ATGGCCGCGGCAGCAGCAAGACATCATACTTTTTACGCAATAGGAATAAGTTACCGCAAGGCAGATGCCGAGACACGTGGTGCTTTTTCTCTTAGCGCAGATGCTATTGAAAATGTACTGACTCAAGCCAAAGCAGAAGGAATTCCTTCATTAGCTGTCATTTCTACATGTAACCGTACCGAGTTATATGGGTTTGCCCAACATCCTTTTCAGCTTATAAAGTTACTATGTGAACACTCTCATGGTACTGTAGAAGAGTTTGAGAAAATTGCCTACGTTCACAAAAATGAGAAAGCAAATGATCACCTTTTTAGTGTAGGAACTGGATTAGATAGTCAGATTTTAGGAGATTTTGAAATCATAGGACAATTAAAACTTGCCTTTAAAAGATCTAAAGAACACCAGTTGATCAATCCATATATGGAACGATTGATCAACGCGGTTATTCAAGCAAGTAAACGCATTAAAACCGAAACAGATTTGAGTAGCGGCGCTACCTCGGTAAGTTTTGCAAGCGTTCAATACATACTTGAGAATTTTTCTAAAGACTCTAGTCAAAACATCACATTATTCGGTACTGGAAAAATAGGGCGCAATACCTGTGAGAACCTTATTAAACACACGCAGAATAAGGAAATTACATTAATTAATAGAACTAAGGACAAAGCTGAACGTATTGCTGGAAAATTTGACTTAATCGTCAGAGACTACGCTCAACTAGAAGAACAAATTGCACAAAGCGATATTCTTATAGTTGCTACAGGAGCGCAAAACCCTACTGTTTCTAAAGATTTGATATTTACGAACAAACCTTTATTAATTCTTGACCTATCTATTCCTAAAAACGTAAATGAAAATGTTAAGGAATTAGATCATGTGACTTTAGTACATTTAGACGAATTATCGCAAGTGACTAATCGCACGATTGAAAATAGAGGGCATTTTATACCACAAGCTCAAGAAATTATCAATAACATTCACGCAGAGTTCAAGCAATGGCAAGAATCGCGTCGTTTTGCACCTACGATGAATGCCTTAAAAACAAAACTTTCTGCTCTTAAGGATTCTGAAATAAAAGGAAATAGAACAAAGATTACCGACTTTAATCAAGAACAAGCTGATTTAATTGCCGATAAAATCATTCAGAAAATAGCGGGACATTTTGCAAATCACTTAAGAGACGAAGAAGAAAGTACTGAAGAAGCTATCGACTTACTTAACAAGGTTTTTAAGCTGGAGCAATTGAGTTCTTAA
- a CDS encoding 3-hydroxyanthranilate 3,4-dioxygenase produces the protein MPIQAPFNLNKWIEENRDLLKPPVGNKNLYKDAGDYIVMIVAGPNARKDYHYNETEELFYQLEGHIEVHIQEDGKKRTMKLGPGDMYLHPGKVPHSPVRHENSIGLVIERKRSSANAVDGLLWYCDNCNHKLHETYFKLDNIEKDFLPRFKEYYASEELRNCDNCGTTMETDKRFVE, from the coding sequence ATGCCTATTCAAGCACCATTCAATCTTAATAAATGGATTGAGGAGAATCGAGATCTTTTAAAACCACCAGTAGGAAATAAAAACCTGTATAAAGATGCAGGTGATTATATCGTCATGATCGTGGCTGGACCTAATGCTCGCAAAGATTATCACTATAATGAAACTGAGGAGCTTTTTTATCAGCTAGAAGGTCATATTGAAGTTCATATTCAGGAAGATGGTAAAAAACGCACAATGAAACTAGGTCCTGGAGATATGTATTTACATCCTGGAAAAGTACCTCATTCTCCAGTAAGACATGAGAACTCCATAGGTCTTGTCATAGAACGCAAACGCAGCAGTGCAAATGCTGTTGATGGATTACTATGGTATTGTGATAATTGTAATCATAAATTACACGAGACCTATTTCAAGCTAGATAATATAGAAAAGGATTTCTTACCTAGATTTAAAGAATACTATGCAAGTGAAGAGTTAAGAAATTGCGACAACTGTGGTACAACTATGGAAACTGATAAGAGGTTTGTGGAATAA
- a CDS encoding ligase-associated DNA damage response DEXH box helicase produces MTREELFHIAEDYFQQQGWTAFPFQKQTWEAFLSGKNGLLNAPTGSGKTYALWVAIVLNYIKSNPDYKTKKKKGLKAIWITPLRSLSQEIAQTSQKFVDGIGLPFTVGIRSGDTTTKERAAQRKSMPDLLITTPESLHLLLATKDHSKIFQDCNAIIIDEWHELLGTKRGVQMELGLSRLAGINKSLRVWGISATIGNLEQARQVLLGVNSARFRESVLIKANLKKDIEVRSIIPASMDKFPWRGHLGLHLLENVVNIINSSKSTLIFTNTRAQCELWFQAIMHQHPEFAGEVAMHHGSINRETRIWVENAIRNESLKACVCTSSLDLGVDFAPVETIIQVGGPKGVARFLQRAGRSGHRPGETSVIYFLPTHALELIEASALQKAVKTQAVEDRLPYLNCYDVLIQYLCTLAISGGFYPQEIFPEVKATFCYQELTFEEFQWCLNFIVYGSSSLGSYDEYKKVSIDEDGRYFIDDRGIAMRHRLQMGTIVTGTDITVKYVTGGYIGSIEEYFISQLSRGDVFVFAGRTLEFVRLKGMVAQVRNSKRKKGKVVNWMGSRMPLTSQLGELLREEMQNFQSSKKRSPEAKALKDIIARQQRESIIPQNHEFLIETFKTREGYHSVFYPFEGRLVHMAMAGLIAYRISLLQPISFSLAYNDYGFEILSDQEFDMQNVLDNNLITSDMILEDLEASVNATELAKRKFRDIAVIAGLVFTGYPNKAIKVKHLQSSSQLLFEVFRDNEPDNLLFRQAYTETYEQEIEEYRLREAFERIEKQTIVWKACEKPTPFSFPIITDRLREKLSSEKLADRIKRMQLKWE; encoded by the coding sequence ATGACAAGAGAAGAGTTATTTCATATCGCCGAAGATTATTTCCAGCAACAAGGCTGGACGGCTTTTCCTTTCCAAAAACAAACTTGGGAAGCGTTTCTCTCTGGTAAAAACGGCTTACTCAATGCACCTACTGGAAGTGGTAAAACTTATGCCCTTTGGGTGGCGATTGTCCTCAATTACATCAAATCAAATCCTGATTATAAAACTAAAAAAAAGAAAGGACTCAAGGCCATCTGGATCACACCGCTGCGATCGCTTTCTCAAGAAATTGCTCAGACCTCGCAAAAATTTGTTGATGGCATAGGATTACCTTTTACGGTAGGAATACGATCTGGCGACACGACCACTAAAGAAAGAGCGGCTCAAAGAAAGTCCATGCCCGATTTATTGATCACCACGCCAGAGAGTTTGCACTTACTTCTCGCTACTAAAGATCATAGTAAAATCTTCCAAGATTGTAATGCCATAATTATAGATGAATGGCATGAACTGCTAGGCACAAAACGCGGCGTTCAAATGGAATTAGGACTTTCGCGACTCGCAGGCATCAATAAAAGTCTTCGCGTTTGGGGAATTAGCGCCACCATAGGTAATCTCGAGCAAGCTAGACAGGTTTTATTAGGTGTGAATTCGGCACGCTTTCGCGAAAGCGTACTCATCAAAGCAAATCTAAAAAAAGATATAGAAGTTCGATCGATAATTCCAGCATCTATGGATAAATTTCCATGGCGCGGTCATCTAGGGTTGCATCTACTGGAAAACGTAGTAAACATTATTAATAGCAGTAAATCTACATTAATTTTTACCAATACAAGAGCGCAATGCGAGTTGTGGTTTCAAGCGATTATGCACCAGCATCCAGAATTTGCTGGCGAGGTAGCGATGCATCATGGTTCCATAAATAGAGAGACACGTATTTGGGTAGAAAATGCGATTAGAAATGAGTCGCTTAAGGCCTGTGTTTGTACGTCATCACTAGATTTAGGAGTAGATTTTGCTCCTGTAGAAACTATTATTCAAGTAGGCGGACCTAAAGGTGTTGCTCGATTTTTACAGCGTGCAGGAAGATCTGGCCATAGACCTGGCGAGACTTCGGTAATTTATTTTTTGCCAACACATGCCTTAGAATTAATTGAGGCCAGTGCTTTACAAAAAGCAGTAAAAACACAAGCGGTAGAAGATCGATTGCCTTATTTGAATTGTTATGATGTTCTCATTCAATATTTATGTACACTTGCTATCTCTGGAGGTTTTTATCCGCAGGAGATATTTCCTGAAGTAAAGGCTACTTTTTGTTATCAAGAACTGACTTTTGAAGAATTTCAATGGTGTCTTAATTTCATTGTTTACGGAAGTTCTTCTCTAGGTTCTTATGACGAATATAAAAAGGTGTCCATAGATGAAGACGGACGTTATTTTATTGATGATCGAGGAATCGCAATGCGTCACCGTTTACAAATGGGAACTATTGTTACTGGAACTGATATCACGGTAAAATATGTTACTGGTGGCTACATAGGTTCTATAGAAGAGTATTTTATAAGTCAGCTATCTCGTGGCGATGTATTTGTTTTTGCAGGAAGAACTCTTGAATTTGTACGCTTAAAAGGAATGGTAGCACAAGTGCGCAATTCTAAAAGAAAAAAAGGTAAAGTCGTTAACTGGATGGGAAGTCGCATGCCGCTCACCTCGCAATTAGGAGAATTACTTCGAGAAGAAATGCAAAATTTTCAAAGCAGCAAAAAACGCAGTCCAGAAGCTAAAGCACTCAAAGATATTATTGCACGACAGCAGCGAGAAAGTATCATCCCGCAAAACCATGAGTTTTTAATAGAAACATTTAAAACAAGAGAAGGATACCATTCGGTATTTTACCCTTTTGAAGGAAGATTGGTTCACATGGCCATGGCAGGACTGATTGCTTATCGCATTAGTTTATTGCAACCTATAAGCTTCTCGCTTGCCTATAACGACTATGGTTTTGAGATTTTGAGTGACCAAGAGTTTGACATGCAAAATGTTTTAGACAACAACCTCATCACATCAGACATGATTTTAGAAGATCTAGAAGCAAGTGTCAATGCTACAGAACTCGCCAAAAGAAAATTTAGAGACATTGCTGTTATCGCTGGTCTCGTATTCACCGGTTATCCTAACAAAGCGATTAAGGTAAAACACCTTCAAAGCAGCAGCCAGTTGTTATTTGAAGTCTTTAGAGATAACGAGCCAGACAATTTACTATTTAGACAAGCTTATACAGAAACCTATGAGCAAGAAATAGAAGAATACCGATTGCGAGAAGCATTTGAACGCATAGAAAAACAAACCATAGTCTGGAAAGCTTGTGAAAAGCCTACTCCTTTCTCTTTTCCCATCATTACAGACCGTTTGCGCGAAAAGTTAAGTAGTGAAAAGCTCGCCGATCGCATTAAGCGCATGCAACTAAAATGGGAATAG
- a CDS encoding serine hydrolase domain-containing protein: MKKKLFFVILTISISTYAQRTLKSIDSIVNSKLTEKEPGLFVGVVKDGAVIYENYKGLASLQHNVKVDVNSRSNIASTAKQFTALMILNLAFEQKLSLEDDLRKYLPKLYPNVKDKIKIRHLINHTSGVRDFYDLMSIQQEPWWRREGLDNNDAIDLLEKQEDLAFTPGSRYMYSNSGYTLLTRVIEVASGEDFHDYSEIFFKNLGMNNTIFLKNYMYVIPNQALPYSDWGDGVWQQYPMITNLYGDGFLFTTLKDQLIFEKAIQNAKLNNNRLLIESQKPIPNSEIKTYGYGLELEDRLNYKSVHHSGGTGSYHSQTIRFPDEKLTVFVMSNNSRLWSGAIADEIAKLFLPEKDAEIDYDKRLENISNNIATSEILGQYLSSGNYLIRIEENDGKLTWRNGNNNPIELKKEEQNLYSLSYDFKTKIGFYNEELILFYPSGKTTVYDKIPKENVTLTDLESYVGQYYSRELDVEFSINYINDRLSISLHGWDEAQDLEVLNRNELLVFDYILKLERDRFDRVTSILLTTNRVLNNKFIKKTNLIFQPKIETENGSINVTTIGSRNGDASDILLTKNYPNGNEIWFKQFGGNSYDKASSIIATKDGYLIIGSTSSYGKGNYDMFVIKTDKKGNKIWQNTYGDFYNEYGYSAEKTDKGYLIKGTIQNCTSNTDVFNRNCTTNVWFVSVDENGKELSSEVLEEIE; the protein is encoded by the coding sequence ATGAAAAAAAAATTATTCTTCGTCATCTTAACTATTTCAATTTCGACTTATGCTCAACGAACATTAAAAAGTATTGATTCTATTGTTAATTCAAAATTGACAGAAAAAGAACCAGGTTTATTTGTAGGAGTTGTTAAGGACGGTGCTGTTATTTATGAAAATTATAAAGGTTTAGCAAGTTTGCAACATAATGTAAAGGTTGATGTCAATTCACGATCAAATATTGCATCTACAGCAAAGCAGTTTACAGCTTTGATGATTTTAAATTTAGCTTTTGAACAAAAATTAAGTTTAGAGGACGATCTAAGAAAATACTTACCAAAATTATATCCTAATGTAAAGGATAAGATTAAAATTAGACATCTTATAAACCATACAAGCGGTGTGCGTGACTTTTATGATTTAATGAGCATACAGCAGGAGCCGTGGTGGAGAAGAGAAGGTTTAGATAATAATGATGCTATTGATCTACTAGAAAAGCAAGAAGATTTGGCCTTTACACCTGGTTCAAGATACATGTATAGTAATTCTGGATACACTTTATTAACTCGTGTTATCGAAGTTGCTTCTGGAGAAGACTTTCACGATTACTCAGAAATTTTTTTTAAAAATTTAGGAATGAACAATACTATATTCCTTAAAAATTACATGTATGTAATCCCAAATCAAGCCTTACCATATTCAGATTGGGGTGATGGTGTTTGGCAACAATACCCTATGATCACAAATCTTTATGGTGATGGTTTTTTATTCACAACATTAAAAGACCAATTGATTTTTGAGAAAGCAATACAAAATGCAAAACTAAATAATAACCGATTATTGATAGAAAGTCAAAAGCCAATACCTAATAGTGAAATTAAGACCTATGGTTACGGCCTAGAGCTTGAGGATAGATTAAATTATAAATCTGTTCATCATTCTGGAGGCACAGGTTCATATCATTCCCAAACTATTCGTTTTCCTGACGAAAAACTCACAGTTTTTGTAATGAGCAACAATAGTAGACTCTGGAGTGGCGCCATTGCAGATGAAATTGCTAAATTATTTCTGCCTGAAAAAGACGCTGAAATTGATTATGATAAACGTCTAGAAAATATTTCCAATAATATTGCAACATCAGAAATCCTTGGGCAATATCTTTCATCTGGTAATTACTTGATTCGTATAGAAGAAAACGATGGAAAATTGACTTGGAGAAATGGCAATAACAATCCAATTGAACTTAAGAAAGAAGAACAAAATTTATACAGTCTATCTTACGATTTTAAAACCAAAATTGGGTTTTACAATGAAGAATTAATTCTATTTTATCCTTCAGGCAAAACGACTGTTTACGATAAAATACCCAAAGAAAATGTTACACTTACAGATTTAGAAAGTTATGTAGGTCAATATTATAGTCGAGAATTGGACGTAGAATTCTCAATAAATTATATTAACGATAGATTATCTATTTCATTACACGGTTGGGATGAAGCGCAAGATCTGGAGGTTTTAAATAGAAATGAACTTTTAGTATTTGATTACATCTTAAAATTAGAGCGTGACCGATTTGATAGAGTTACGAGCATTCTCTTGACAACAAATCGTGTACTTAATAATAAATTCATTAAAAAAACCAACCTAATATTTCAGCCAAAAATTGAAACTGAGAATGGGTCCATTAATGTTACAACCATAGGTTCAAGAAATGGTGATGCTTCAGACATTCTATTAACTAAAAACTATCCTAACGGAAATGAAATTTGGTTCAAGCAATTTGGCGGAAACAGTTATGATAAAGCCAGTTCTATTATCGCTACTAAAGATGGTTATTTAATCATTGGTTCTACAAGTTCTTATGGGAAAGGGAACTATGATATGTTTGTCATTAAAACAGATAAAAAAGGGAATAAAATATGGCAGAATACCTATGGTGATTTTTACAATGAGTATGGTTATTCGGCTGAAAAGACTGATAAGGGATATTTGATAAAAGGGACTATCCAAAACTGTACATCCAACACAGATGTCTTTAATAGAAATTGTACAACAAATGTTTGGTTTGTATCCGTCGATGAAAATGGAAAAGAATTATCGTCTGAAGTTTTAGAGGAAATAGAGTAA
- the hemC gene encoding hydroxymethylbilane synthase: MSKVIKIGTRDSELAMWQAKTVQSQLEALGHKTELFPVKSQGDLNLTEPLYEMGITGIFTKTLDVALVKGEIDIAVHSLKDVPTQLPKGMVQVAVMERASSKDILVYKKSFNPDEETTIATGSLRRKSQWLNMYSHHKVVDLRGNVNTRLSKLKTNTDWNAAIFAKAGLDRIGLLAQLKATYGFEYTDLDSFIPAPAQGAMMIAAMKANTEVLKAAAALNHQKTAFCVDIERAFLRDLEGGCTAPIGAIATVKNDQLYFTGTLMSLDGKQRIDVTDTMSWYDNVEMEECLAFAKAQSQKVLSQGGKELMAEIKKSLA, encoded by the coding sequence ATGTCCAAAGTAATAAAAATAGGAACCAGAGATAGCGAGCTAGCTATGTGGCAGGCAAAAACAGTGCAATCGCAACTGGAAGCATTAGGTCACAAAACAGAGTTGTTTCCAGTAAAATCTCAAGGAGATCTTAACCTTACAGAACCTCTTTACGAGATGGGAATCACTGGTATTTTTACTAAAACTCTTGATGTCGCTCTAGTAAAAGGAGAAATTGACATCGCCGTGCACAGTCTTAAAGATGTTCCGACACAATTACCTAAAGGAATGGTGCAAGTTGCAGTAATGGAACGCGCGTCAAGTAAAGACATTTTAGTTTATAAGAAAAGTTTTAATCCAGACGAAGAAACGACCATCGCAACAGGTAGTTTAAGACGTAAATCTCAGTGGTTGAATATGTACAGCCATCATAAAGTTGTTGATTTACGCGGTAACGTGAATACTAGGTTATCAAAATTAAAAACCAACACCGACTGGAATGCAGCTATCTTTGCAAAAGCAGGACTCGATCGCATAGGTTTACTGGCTCAACTCAAAGCTACCTATGGCTTTGAATACACAGATCTAGACAGCTTTATTCCTGCTCCAGCACAAGGTGCCATGATGATTGCCGCCATGAAGGCTAATACAGAAGTTCTGAAAGCTGCAGCCGCGTTAAATCATCAAAAAACAGCATTTTGTGTAGATATAGAAAGAGCTTTCTTACGCGACTTAGAAGGCGGCTGTACCGCTCCTATCGGTGCTATCGCAACGGTAAAAAACGACCAGCTTTATTTTACAGGAACACTTATGAGCTTAGATGGCAAGCAAAGAATAGATGTAACTGATACGATGTCGTGGTACGATAACGTAGAGATGGAAGAATGTCTCGCTTTCGCGAAAGCGCAATCACAAAAAGTTCTTTCTCAAGGAGGAAAAGAGTTGATGGCAGAAATAAAAAAGTCGCTGGCGTAA
- a CDS encoding fasciclin domain-containing protein: MKKSKLMGFALAAVVFFTGSIAQAQTNIVEGAVASDAHTTLVAAVKAADLVETLSGEGPFTVFAPTNAAFDKLPEGTVANLLKPENKKTLQTVLTYHVIAGKFNAKDVIALIKKNNGYATVKTVAGAELTLYLKDSKVMVKDGNGNSATVTAADLDQTNGVIHVVDSVLLPKM; the protein is encoded by the coding sequence ATGAAAAAATCAAAATTAATGGGCTTTGCCTTAGCAGCAGTAGTATTTTTTACAGGATCAATTGCACAAGCACAAACTAACATTGTGGAAGGAGCAGTAGCTTCTGATGCACATACGACACTTGTTGCAGCTGTAAAAGCAGCAGATTTAGTGGAAACATTATCTGGTGAAGGGCCATTTACTGTATTTGCACCGACTAATGCAGCATTTGATAAATTACCAGAAGGAACTGTAGCAAATTTATTAAAGCCAGAAAATAAAAAGACTTTACAAACAGTATTAACGTACCATGTAATTGCTGGAAAGTTTAATGCGAAAGATGTAATAGCTTTAATCAAGAAAAATAACGGCTATGCAACTGTAAAAACAGTAGCTGGAGCAGAGTTGACTTTATACTTGAAAGACAGTAAAGTAATGGTAAAAGACGGAAACGGAAATAGTGCCACAGTAACTGCAGCCGATTTAGATCAAACTAACGGAGTAATTCACGTTGTGGACTCTGTACTACTTCCTAAAATGTAA
- a CDS encoding helix-turn-helix domain-containing protein, which produces MLNTKFKMTRADYIHFIPCFLYLVYSLIIFIVDKIILDEFYFYADGRDKDLADWYQFAGLISMGYYLLMSLKYYASYKQLVFNTVSYAENILFKWIRNFLIAFLSLLILRVLFFIFNPEWGEFGSQFWYFISFSIVFYYISVNGFSNAIKSSVLNNIDVNKVSFFMEEDSKPDVEDQNTEKDIALWKPKILILISQDKIYENPTLTLSDVAEKLNTTSKTVTSIVKIGFGMNFNDFINYYRVQAVIEKLKKGEQSSKTLLGIALECGFNSKATFNRAFKKHTSLSPKEYAFKLSKK; this is translated from the coding sequence TTGCTGAACACCAAATTCAAAATGACTAGGGCAGATTATATTCATTTTATCCCTTGTTTTCTTTATTTAGTTTATAGTCTCATCATTTTTATTGTAGACAAAATTATTCTTGATGAATTCTATTTTTATGCTGATGGTCGTGATAAGGACTTGGCCGACTGGTATCAATTTGCAGGATTGATTTCAATGGGATATTATTTATTGATGAGTTTGAAGTATTATGCTAGTTACAAGCAATTAGTTTTTAATACAGTAAGTTATGCTGAAAATATTTTATTCAAATGGATTCGTAATTTTTTAATTGCTTTTTTATCTCTTTTAATTTTAAGAGTTCTATTCTTTATTTTCAATCCAGAATGGGGAGAATTTGGAAGTCAGTTTTGGTATTTTATTTCTTTTTCAATTGTCTTTTACTATATATCAGTTAACGGCTTTTCTAATGCTATAAAATCTTCTGTTTTAAATAATATCGATGTAAATAAGGTAAGTTTCTTCATGGAAGAAGACTCAAAACCAGATGTGGAGGATCAAAACACAGAAAAAGACATCGCGCTTTGGAAACCCAAAATCCTAATTTTGATTTCTCAAGATAAGATTTATGAAAACCCTACTTTAACTTTATCTGATGTTGCTGAAAAACTTAATACCACATCAAAAACTGTCACTTCTATTGTTAAGATTGGTTTTGGCATGAATTTTAACGACTTCATTAATTATTATAGAGTACAGGCAGTAATTGAGAAGTTAAAAAAAGGAGAGCAAAGCAGCAAAACATTATTAGGAATAGCCTTAGAATGTGGATTCAACTCTAAGGCTACGTTTAATCGGGCGTTCAAAAAACATACCTCTCTTTCTCCTAAAGAATACGCTTTTAAATTATCTAAAAAATAG